A single genomic interval of Plantibacter sp. Leaf314 harbors:
- a CDS encoding YitT family protein encodes MTRRVLQLLIGLFLYGIAIAMIVRGAVGVAPWDVLTQGLNLRTGLTFGLITIIVGGVVLLAWIPLKQRPGVGTVLNVLLVGPSADIGLAVIPADLDLWARILLFAGGLLLLGVASGLYIGGNFGPGPRDGLMTGIHRVTGWPIWVGRTGVEVVVLGIGWLLGGNVGIGTVLFAVLIGPICGYTIPLFRIAPSTARPAAGEAALEGDTPPSKPIVDSPAN; translated from the coding sequence ATGACCCGTCGTGTGCTCCAACTCCTCATCGGCCTCTTCCTGTACGGCATCGCCATCGCCATGATCGTGCGCGGAGCCGTCGGCGTCGCCCCCTGGGACGTCCTCACCCAGGGCCTCAACCTGCGCACCGGCCTGACGTTCGGCCTCATCACCATCATCGTCGGCGGGGTCGTGCTCCTCGCCTGGATCCCGCTGAAGCAGCGCCCCGGTGTCGGCACCGTCCTCAACGTCCTGCTCGTCGGTCCCTCGGCGGACATCGGCCTCGCCGTCATCCCCGCCGACCTCGACCTCTGGGCGCGCATCCTCCTGTTCGCCGGCGGACTCCTGCTGCTCGGCGTCGCCTCCGGGCTCTACATCGGTGGCAACTTCGGCCCCGGTCCGCGCGACGGCCTCATGACCGGCATCCACCGGGTCACCGGCTGGCCCATCTGGGTCGGACGCACGGGCGTTGAGGTGGTGGTCCTCGGCATCGGCTGGCTCCTCGGCGGCAACGTCGGCATCGGAACCGTGCTGTTCGCCGTCCTCATCGGCCCGATCTGCGGCTACACGATCCCGCTGTTCCGGATCGCCCCGAGCACCGCGCGTCCGGCCGCCGGTGAGGCGGCGCTCGAGGGCGACACCCCGCCGTCGAAGCCGATCGTCGACTCCCCGGCGAACTAG
- a CDS encoding septum formation family protein, translated as MTARRRLLPLALAALAAALTLSGCSVVEGILPKPAETRDAQSGEIVGGGTTDVFTLSVGDCLNDESSSEEVSEVPTVPCSEPHQYEVYGEVTLTGDEWPGDEAVTQQADDGCSAQFQPFTGIAYEDSTLEFNYYTPTKGSWEEMGDRLVTCVIFDTAATTGSLAGAAR; from the coding sequence GTGACCGCTCGCCGTCGTCTCCTCCCGCTCGCCCTCGCCGCCCTCGCCGCGGCCCTGACGCTCTCCGGTTGCAGTGTCGTGGAGGGCATCCTCCCGAAGCCGGCCGAGACCCGTGACGCGCAGTCCGGCGAGATCGTCGGTGGGGGCACCACCGACGTCTTCACGCTCTCCGTCGGCGACTGCTTGAACGACGAGTCGTCCTCGGAGGAGGTCTCCGAGGTGCCCACCGTGCCGTGCTCCGAGCCCCACCAGTACGAGGTGTACGGCGAGGTCACCCTGACCGGCGACGAATGGCCGGGTGACGAGGCGGTCACGCAGCAGGCCGACGACGGCTGCTCCGCGCAGTTCCAGCCGTTCACCGGGATCGCCTACGAGGACTCCACGCTCGAGTTCAACTACTACACCCCGACGAAGGGCAGCTGGGAGGAGATGGGCGACCGGCTCGTCACCTGCGTGATCTTCGACACCGCCGCGACCACGGGCTCGCTCGCCGGCGCCGCGCGCTGA
- a CDS encoding cation:dicarboxylate symporter family transporter translates to MAMTLSSLKRLDKTHYLYLAVILAVLAGIVVGLTAPEFAKGLKPVGDAFVALIKMMIAPVIFCTIVIGVGSIAKAATVGKVGGLAMLYFIVMSTFALAIGLVVGNLIQPGAGLNLAETSYQVEGEAKSTTEFILGIIPTTLVSSLTGGNILQVLFVALLVGFGLQKMGTTGEPILRGIKLIQALVFRVLAMIMWIAPIGAFGAIAAVTGSAGASALVGLATLMIAFYITCAVFIVVVLGGVLRLATGFNIFALMKYLGREYLLIVGTSSSEAALPRLIAKMEHLGVSKPVVGITVPTGYSFNLDGTAIYLTMASIFIADVMGVPMNLGEQISLLAFMIIASKGAAGVTGAGLATLAGGLQANRPDLVDGVGLIVGIDRFMSEARALTNFTGNAVATIIIGTWVKEVDRAQVVEVLAGRSRFDEATMSVDDHTGAVAVAKH, encoded by the coding sequence ATGGCAATGACGCTCTCCTCCCTCAAACGGCTGGACAAGACCCACTACCTCTACCTCGCGGTGATCCTCGCGGTGCTCGCCGGCATCGTGGTCGGCCTCACCGCACCGGAGTTCGCGAAGGGGTTGAAGCCCGTCGGCGACGCGTTCGTCGCCCTCATCAAGATGATGATCGCCCCGGTCATCTTCTGCACGATCGTGATCGGCGTCGGCTCCATCGCCAAGGCCGCTACGGTCGGCAAGGTCGGCGGTCTCGCGATGCTGTACTTCATCGTCATGTCGACCTTCGCCCTCGCGATCGGCCTCGTCGTCGGCAACCTCATCCAGCCGGGTGCGGGCCTGAACCTCGCTGAGACGAGTTACCAGGTGGAGGGGGAGGCGAAGAGCACCACCGAGTTCATCCTCGGCATCATCCCCACCACACTCGTGTCGTCGCTGACGGGCGGCAACATCCTCCAGGTGCTGTTCGTCGCCCTGCTCGTCGGGTTCGGCCTGCAGAAGATGGGCACGACGGGTGAGCCGATCCTCCGCGGGATCAAGCTGATCCAGGCGCTCGTGTTCCGCGTGCTCGCGATGATCATGTGGATCGCGCCCATCGGGGCCTTCGGCGCGATCGCCGCCGTGACCGGGTCCGCCGGCGCCAGTGCACTCGTCGGGCTCGCGACGCTCATGATCGCGTTCTACATCACGTGTGCGGTGTTCATCGTCGTCGTCCTCGGTGGTGTCCTGCGGCTCGCCACCGGGTTCAACATCTTCGCGCTCATGAAGTACCTCGGCCGTGAGTACCTGCTCATCGTCGGCACCTCCTCTTCTGAGGCCGCCCTGCCACGGCTCATCGCGAAGATGGAGCACCTCGGCGTCTCGAAGCCCGTCGTCGGCATCACCGTGCCGACCGGCTACTCCTTCAACCTCGACGGCACGGCGATCTACCTGACGATGGCGTCGATCTTCATCGCCGACGTGATGGGGGTGCCGATGAACCTCGGCGAGCAGATCTCGCTGCTCGCGTTCATGATCATCGCGTCGAAGGGTGCGGCCGGCGTCACCGGTGCCGGGCTCGCGACCCTCGCCGGCGGCCTCCAGGCGAACCGTCCCGACCTCGTGGACGGCGTCGGCCTCATCGTCGGGATCGACCGCTTCATGTCGGAGGCTCGCGCCCTCACGAACTTCACCGGCAACGCGGTCGCCACGATCATCATCGGCACCTGGGTGAAGGAGGTCGACCGTGCGCAGGTCGTCGAGGTCCTCGCCGGCCGGTCGCGGTTCGACGAGGCGACGATGAGTGTCGACGACCACACGGGTGCGGTGGCGGTGGCGAAGCACTGA
- a CDS encoding helix-turn-helix transcriptional regulator, which produces MKNSLRERRQDAGWSQAHLAELVGVTRLTVISIEKGRFDPSLPLAFRLAALFGIHIEDLFEPDGEPPRR; this is translated from the coding sequence GTGAAGAACTCGCTCAGGGAACGTCGTCAGGACGCCGGTTGGTCGCAGGCCCACCTGGCTGAACTGGTCGGCGTCACGCGTCTGACCGTCATCTCGATCGAGAAAGGGCGATTCGACCCCAGCCTGCCCCTCGCATTCCGCCTCGCGGCGCTGTTCGGGATCCACATCGAGGACCTCTTCGAACCGGATGGCGAACCTCCCCGGCGATGA
- a CDS encoding DUF4097 family beta strand repeat-containing protein, giving the protein MAQEKWIIAPGESRIIDLELVRRLKVGLIGGQVDIIGHDEPGARIEVGAVTGKDLKITIDGDVAEIDHPQLRWDNFLEVFSNFGANRATAQVSVLVPRDIALTLGVVSAGALVSGLTADVKLNTVSGDLVADRMTGRLDLNSVSGEVTVQHHTGRINAHTVSGDVTVSGDITRASVDGVSSDLLLDVHGAAEQLDLNTVSGAITVRLDDDLAARYTANSVGGRLAIDGVVLKGLRGGGYSSHTGALSGQFAEVRLNTVGGAVTVLRRATAEPATATAGSEAGA; this is encoded by the coding sequence ATGGCACAGGAGAAGTGGATCATCGCCCCCGGCGAGAGCCGCATCATCGACCTCGAGCTCGTGAGGCGGCTGAAGGTCGGCCTCATCGGCGGCCAGGTCGACATCATCGGGCACGACGAGCCCGGTGCGCGCATCGAGGTCGGCGCCGTCACCGGCAAGGACCTCAAGATCACCATCGACGGCGACGTCGCGGAGATCGACCACCCGCAGCTGCGCTGGGACAACTTCCTCGAGGTCTTCTCGAACTTCGGCGCAAACCGCGCCACCGCCCAGGTGAGCGTGCTCGTCCCACGGGACATCGCGCTCACACTCGGCGTCGTGAGCGCCGGCGCGCTCGTCTCCGGACTCACCGCCGACGTGAAGCTCAACACCGTCTCGGGCGACCTCGTGGCCGACCGCATGACCGGCCGCCTCGACCTCAACTCCGTCAGCGGCGAGGTCACCGTCCAGCACCACACCGGCCGCATCAACGCCCACACCGTGTCCGGCGACGTCACCGTCTCCGGCGACATCACGAGGGCGTCCGTCGACGGGGTGTCCTCCGACCTCCTCCTCGACGTCCACGGCGCCGCGGAGCAGCTCGACCTGAACACCGTGAGCGGCGCGATCACGGTCCGACTCGACGACGACCTCGCCGCGCGCTACACGGCGAACTCCGTCGGCGGGCGCCTCGCCATCGACGGCGTCGTCCTCAAGGGGCTGCGCGGCGGCGGCTACAGCTCGCACACCGGCGCCCTGTCCGGTCAGTTCGCCGAGGTGCGCCTCAACACCGTCGGCGGTGCGGTCACGGTCCTCCGACGCGCGACTGCAGAGCCCGCCACGGCGACCGCCGGGAGCGAGGCCGGAGCATGA
- a CDS encoding PLP-dependent aminotransferase family protein — protein sequence MASITLSARSLAALLGQWKNAAPAYRGLADRIRLLVLDGRIPVGTRLPAERELAERLGLSRTTVTAAYRELREAGYLRSIRGSGSVTLLPSAPVSLAPVPQGGFLDFSKAAVPPCPEIIDAVQTAAAELPRYMHDFDYDLVGMPELRQAIADRYTARGLPTDPDEIMVTVGAQHAIALIARTLLSRGDRVLVEMPSYPHAYEALRAAGARLGAATVSSETGWDVRELEQWFERTSPAMAYLMPDFHNPTGASMPLETRRRVAAAAQRHGTVLVIDETTAELDIDRPTDEGLDGTPFAALPGAPASIVTIGSVGKTIWGGLRIGWIRAERGTIRKLVSARSLGDLGTPILDQLTVQQLLPAMDGIVARRGQALGETRDRLVDLLAERLPDWTVPRVDGGIATWVNLGEAASSQLSLAARGHGLVIVAGPRFGIDGAFERYLRIPISYPWAQTEQAVELLTETWNSAMFGHVPALDYLEDVV from the coding sequence ATGGCCTCCATCACCCTGAGTGCTCGCTCGCTCGCCGCCCTGCTCGGACAGTGGAAGAACGCCGCACCGGCGTACCGCGGTCTCGCGGATCGCATCCGCCTCCTCGTCCTCGACGGCCGCATCCCCGTCGGCACCCGGCTTCCCGCCGAGCGCGAGTTGGCCGAGCGCCTCGGCTTGAGTCGCACCACGGTCACCGCCGCCTATCGGGAACTGCGCGAGGCGGGGTATCTCCGCAGCATCCGCGGCTCGGGGAGCGTCACCCTCCTGCCGTCAGCCCCGGTCTCGCTGGCCCCGGTGCCGCAGGGCGGGTTCCTCGACTTCAGCAAGGCCGCCGTGCCGCCGTGCCCGGAGATCATCGACGCGGTCCAGACGGCCGCCGCCGAGCTCCCGCGGTACATGCACGACTTCGACTACGACCTCGTCGGCATGCCCGAACTCCGGCAGGCGATCGCCGACCGCTACACGGCTCGCGGTCTGCCCACCGACCCCGACGAGATCATGGTGACCGTCGGCGCGCAGCACGCCATCGCCCTCATCGCCCGCACCCTGCTCAGCCGTGGCGACCGCGTGCTCGTCGAGATGCCGAGCTACCCGCACGCCTACGAGGCACTCCGGGCGGCAGGAGCCCGGCTCGGCGCGGCCACGGTCTCGTCGGAGACCGGGTGGGACGTCCGGGAGCTCGAGCAGTGGTTCGAGCGCACCAGTCCGGCCATGGCCTACCTCATGCCCGACTTCCACAACCCGACCGGCGCCTCGATGCCGCTCGAGACCCGCCGACGCGTCGCTGCGGCCGCCCAGCGCCACGGGACGGTCCTCGTCATCGACGAGACCACGGCCGAACTCGACATCGACCGGCCGACGGACGAGGGCCTCGACGGCACCCCGTTCGCGGCGCTCCCGGGTGCGCCGGCGTCGATCGTCACGATCGGGTCCGTCGGCAAGACGATCTGGGGCGGCCTCCGCATCGGGTGGATCCGCGCCGAGCGGGGCACGATCAGGAAGCTCGTCTCGGCGCGGTCCCTGGGCGACCTCGGCACGCCGATCCTCGACCAGCTGACCGTCCAGCAGTTGCTGCCGGCGATGGACGGCATCGTCGCGCGTCGGGGCCAGGCCCTCGGCGAGACCCGCGACCGTCTCGTCGACCTGCTGGCCGAACGGCTGCCGGACTGGACGGTGCCGCGCGTCGACGGCGGCATCGCCACCTGGGTGAACCTCGGTGAGGCGGCGTCCTCCCAGCTCTCGCTCGCGGCTCGCGGTCACGGGCTCGTGATCGTCGCCGGACCACGGTTCGGCATCGACGGTGCGTTCGAGCGCTATCTGCGCATTCCGATCAGTTATCCGTGGGCGCAGACCGAGCAGGCGGTCGAGCTGTTGACCGAGACGTGGAACTCGGCCATGTTCGGTCACGTCCCCGCGCTGGACTACCTCGAGGACGTGGTCTGA
- a CDS encoding response regulator, with protein MSEPIRVLVVEDEPIAQQAHAAYLRRVDGFALAGVAGDAATAMHLLRAADAHRSPDDRIDLVLLDLNLPDAHGLELCRRIRTAGIDVDVIAITAARDLRIVRAAVSAGVVQYLIKPFAFPAFADKLEAYRTFRRTMTAEGAVASQHEVDLTLATLRAPSSRPQLAKGLSEDTLRLVSELLRQANDPLSASEAATAGSLSRVTARRYLEYLAETGAVERSPRYGTPGRPELEYRWR; from the coding sequence ATGAGCGAGCCGATCCGCGTCCTGGTGGTCGAGGACGAACCGATCGCGCAGCAGGCGCATGCCGCCTACCTGCGTCGGGTGGACGGTTTCGCCCTCGCCGGTGTCGCCGGGGATGCGGCCACCGCGATGCACCTGCTGCGGGCCGCGGACGCCCACCGTTCGCCTGACGACCGCATCGACCTCGTCCTCCTCGACCTCAACCTGCCCGACGCGCACGGTCTCGAACTGTGCCGGCGCATCCGGACCGCGGGGATCGACGTCGACGTCATCGCCATCACGGCGGCGCGCGACCTGCGGATCGTGCGGGCGGCGGTGTCGGCCGGGGTCGTCCAGTACCTCATCAAACCCTTCGCCTTCCCGGCGTTCGCCGACAAGCTCGAGGCGTACCGGACCTTCCGTCGCACGATGACCGCCGAGGGTGCCGTCGCGAGTCAGCACGAGGTCGACCTCACCCTCGCCACGCTGCGAGCGCCGTCGTCGCGGCCGCAACTGGCGAAGGGACTGTCGGAGGACACCCTCCGGCTGGTGTCCGAGCTGCTGCGACAGGCGAACGATCCGTTGTCCGCCAGCGAGGCCGCCACCGCCGGTTCGCTCTCGCGGGTGACGGCGCGACGCTACCTCGAGTACCTCGCTGAGACCGGTGCGGTGGAACGCTCACCGCGGTACGGCACCCCGGGGCGACCGGAGCTCGAGTACCGCTGGCGCTGA
- a CDS encoding PadR family transcriptional regulator codes for MSPVFAHGSLRLYLLSLLEESPKHGYELIQALTDRSGGTYSPSAGTIYPRLAKLEEEGLVTKTSDGRKSVYEITEAGRAELAARAGELDGIEDQLTDSVRRIADEVRSGVTAAMKSLRADLASAAREAKQSSKPGPSWTTASEESADQKVQGRLALHETDVSINEFRQAVRAELREHVARGGVLDEATVSALRADLVAVRDRLQERLRSS; via the coding sequence ATGAGCCCCGTCTTCGCGCACGGCAGTCTGCGCCTGTACCTGCTGAGCCTCCTGGAGGAGTCGCCCAAGCACGGGTATGAACTCATCCAGGCGCTGACGGATCGGAGCGGCGGGACGTACAGCCCGAGCGCCGGCACCATCTACCCCCGCCTCGCGAAGCTCGAGGAGGAGGGCTTGGTCACCAAGACGAGCGACGGCCGGAAGAGCGTCTACGAGATCACCGAGGCCGGCCGAGCGGAACTCGCGGCACGCGCCGGCGAACTCGACGGCATCGAGGACCAGCTCACCGACTCCGTGCGCCGGATCGCCGACGAGGTCCGGAGCGGGGTGACGGCTGCCATGAAGAGCCTGCGCGCCGATCTCGCCTCCGCGGCGCGTGAGGCGAAGCAGTCGTCGAAGCCCGGGCCGAGCTGGACGACCGCCTCCGAGGAGAGCGCGGACCAGAAGGTGCAGGGCCGCCTGGCGCTGCACGAGACGGACGTGTCGATCAACGAGTTCCGACAGGCGGTCCGTGCTGAGCTCCGCGAACACGTCGCACGCGGTGGTGTCCTCGACGAGGCGACCGTCTCCGCCCTGCGCGCCGACCTCGTCGCCGTCCGCGACCGCCTGCAGGAGCGACTCCGCAGCTCCTGA
- a CDS encoding APC family permease: protein MIGDPLPTDNLEGQLLPKRLALPIFASDALSSVAYAPQELLMILTLGGLAFLSFAPWVAACVVILLVVVVASYRQLIKAYPSGGGDYEVAHRNLGEKAGLVVASALLVDYVLTVAVSVASGVDNIISAIPGLNPWRVELAVGFVLVLMAVNLRGVRESSKAFAIPTYFFIASVLVMIVAGLARTFLGDAPVASSAEFTVQGESLTQAAFILLLLRAFSSGCSALTGVEAVSNGVPAFRRPQIKNAQKTLVLMGGTAIVLFVGLTALALISRVHYAENACHLEGFANCATTPQPSLMAQVATAVFGANSIPFFLIQAATACVLLLAANTAFNGFPLLGSVLARDSYAPKSLNTRGDRLVFSNGMIILGLAACAILVVYQANLTQLIQLYIIGVFVSFTLGQTGMVKHWLRMLREGCDNRGSVYRGLAINAFGALLTASVLIVVTITKFTHGAWLVFVLMPILFVLMLGVNRYYRDVEKEVEVDPTTTFGATGDHAIVLVGKMQKPILKALDYAIAAKHDSLEAVHISVDPESTKLLEQQWIEQNIHVPLVILESPYREFAMPLAKYIKAHRAEHGSEVVTVYMPQYIVGHWWESLLHNRRASRIRNQIMLVHGVTVALVPWLLDSSELIYGRRSRPLPGQERRGEIVRVKKPIERKPHIDRNTGRTRT, encoded by the coding sequence TTGATCGGGGACCCGCTGCCGACCGACAACCTGGAGGGCCAGCTCCTCCCCAAGCGCCTCGCGCTGCCGATCTTCGCGAGCGACGCGCTGTCGAGTGTCGCTTACGCTCCGCAGGAACTCCTCATGATCCTGACCCTCGGCGGGCTCGCCTTCCTGAGCTTCGCGCCCTGGGTCGCCGCGTGTGTCGTGATCCTGCTGGTCGTGGTCGTCGCGAGCTACCGGCAGCTCATCAAGGCGTACCCCTCGGGCGGTGGCGACTACGAGGTCGCGCACCGCAACCTCGGCGAGAAGGCCGGCCTCGTCGTCGCCTCGGCGTTGCTCGTCGACTACGTCCTGACGGTCGCCGTGTCGGTCGCCTCCGGCGTCGACAACATCATCTCCGCGATCCCCGGGCTGAACCCGTGGCGCGTGGAGCTCGCGGTCGGCTTCGTGCTCGTGCTCATGGCCGTGAACCTCCGAGGCGTCCGCGAGTCGAGCAAGGCCTTCGCGATCCCCACCTACTTCTTCATCGCGAGCGTGCTCGTCATGATCGTCGCCGGCCTCGCGCGCACCTTCCTCGGCGACGCCCCGGTGGCGTCGAGCGCCGAGTTCACGGTGCAGGGCGAGAGCCTCACGCAGGCCGCGTTCATCCTGCTCCTCCTCCGCGCGTTCTCCTCCGGCTGTTCGGCACTGACGGGGGTCGAGGCGGTCTCGAACGGTGTCCCCGCGTTCCGTCGCCCGCAGATCAAGAACGCGCAGAAGACCCTCGTCCTCATGGGCGGAACGGCCATCGTGCTGTTCGTCGGACTCACCGCCCTCGCGCTCATCTCCCGCGTGCACTACGCCGAGAACGCCTGCCACCTCGAAGGGTTCGCGAACTGCGCCACCACGCCGCAGCCGAGTCTCATGGCGCAGGTCGCGACCGCGGTGTTCGGCGCGAACAGCATCCCGTTCTTCCTCATCCAGGCGGCGACGGCGTGCGTCCTCCTCCTCGCCGCCAACACCGCGTTCAACGGGTTCCCGCTCCTCGGCTCCGTCCTCGCGCGCGACTCCTACGCCCCCAAGTCGCTCAACACCCGCGGCGACCGCCTCGTGTTCTCGAACGGCATGATCATCCTCGGTCTCGCCGCCTGCGCGATCCTCGTGGTCTACCAGGCCAACCTCACGCAGCTCATCCAGCTGTACATCATCGGGGTCTTCGTCTCGTTCACGCTCGGGCAGACCGGCATGGTGAAGCACTGGCTGCGCATGCTCCGGGAGGGCTGCGACAACCGGGGCTCCGTCTACCGAGGCCTCGCGATCAACGCGTTCGGCGCACTCCTCACCGCGAGCGTCCTCATCGTCGTCACGATCACGAAGTTCACCCACGGCGCATGGCTCGTGTTCGTGCTCATGCCGATCCTCTTCGTGCTCATGCTGGGCGTCAACCGCTACTACCGCGACGTCGAGAAGGAGGTCGAGGTCGACCCGACCACCACCTTCGGAGCGACGGGCGACCACGCGATCGTCCTCGTCGGCAAGATGCAGAAGCCGATCCTCAAGGCGCTCGACTACGCGATCGCGGCCAAGCACGACAGCCTCGAGGCCGTGCACATCTCGGTCGACCCCGAGTCCACGAAACTGCTCGAGCAGCAGTGGATCGAGCAGAACATCCACGTCCCGCTCGTCATCCTCGAGTCGCCGTACCGCGAGTTCGCGATGCCGCTCGCGAAGTACATCAAGGCCCACCGCGCGGAGCACGGCTCCGAGGTCGTGACGGTCTACATGCCGCAGTACATCGTCGGCCACTGGTGGGAGAGCCTCCTCCACAACCGGCGGGCTTCACGGATCCGCAACCAGATCATGCTCGTGCACGGCGTCACCGTGGCGCTCGTGCCGTGGTTGCTCGACTCCTCGGAGCTCATCTACGGCCGCCGGTCCCGTCCGCTGCCCGGGCAGGAGCGACGCGGCGAGATCGTGCGCGTGAAGAAACCGATCGAGCGGAAGCCGCACATCGACCGCAACACGGGCCGCACGAGGACCTGA
- a CDS encoding sensor histidine kinase produces the protein MSIASRLFLVQLVAVVAMTLVAGVLLWFQARTETEERAVAKCLDVANGIADNPFVVAQVTTRRPQDTLQPYAEALMRDTGVDFVTIMAPDRTRYTHREREQIGKPFIGTIAPALEGRTFTETYTGTLGPSVRAVAPIRDGDGTVVALVAAGVTVSNVSETFETRVPWLLGTALLVLVVGGIASWTLRRYLSRVTGSRGPEDLARMFDYYESVLHSVREGLVLVDRQRRLVLVNDQAAELLGLPLGDRSPGAVPVDELPIDAGLRELLGSGRQAVDEIHLTQDHVLVVNQESAVGPDDAGGPHPRGWVMTLRDHTEIEHLSGELASMRTMSDALRSQTHEFANRLHTIVSLIELDRRDEALELAAQGLGASQRLTDRVLAAEQEPVISALLLGKTAQAAEQGVELHLESDPALGRVRVDPAVVVTILGNLIDNAIDAASGERPWVEVYLGQGLADPSGAEQTSGTDATELVIQVTDSGPGLDPEALDLAFVRGWSTKEPGRYGRGFGLALVRQAVTRLGGTIEVVREPASAFVVTLPAAVGVRDEATA, from the coding sequence ATGAGCATCGCCTCACGACTCTTCCTCGTGCAGCTGGTCGCGGTCGTCGCCATGACCCTCGTCGCCGGCGTCCTGCTCTGGTTCCAGGCCCGCACCGAGACGGAGGAGCGCGCCGTCGCGAAGTGCCTCGACGTCGCGAACGGCATCGCCGACAACCCGTTCGTCGTCGCCCAGGTCACGACCCGGCGCCCCCAGGACACCCTGCAGCCCTACGCCGAGGCGCTCATGCGCGACACCGGGGTCGACTTCGTCACGATCATGGCTCCCGACCGCACGCGCTACACCCATCGGGAGCGCGAGCAGATCGGCAAGCCGTTCATCGGCACCATCGCCCCGGCGCTCGAGGGGCGCACCTTCACCGAGACGTACACGGGCACCCTCGGCCCCTCGGTGCGTGCGGTCGCACCCATCCGGGACGGTGACGGCACCGTCGTGGCGCTCGTCGCCGCCGGCGTCACCGTGAGCAACGTGTCCGAGACCTTCGAGACCCGGGTGCCGTGGCTGCTCGGCACGGCCCTGCTCGTGCTCGTCGTGGGCGGCATCGCCTCCTGGACCCTCCGCCGGTACCTGTCGCGGGTCACCGGTTCCCGTGGGCCGGAGGACCTGGCGCGCATGTTCGACTACTACGAGTCCGTGCTCCACTCCGTTCGCGAGGGACTCGTCCTCGTCGACCGGCAACGGCGCCTGGTGCTCGTCAACGACCAGGCCGCCGAGCTCCTCGGGCTCCCGCTCGGCGACCGTTCGCCCGGTGCGGTCCCGGTGGACGAGTTGCCGATCGACGCCGGCCTGCGCGAGCTCCTCGGCAGCGGACGACAGGCGGTCGACGAGATCCATCTCACGCAGGACCACGTGCTCGTGGTGAACCAGGAGTCGGCCGTCGGCCCGGACGACGCCGGCGGCCCGCACCCGAGGGGCTGGGTGATGACGCTGCGCGACCACACCGAGATCGAGCATCTGAGCGGCGAGCTGGCCTCGATGCGCACCATGAGCGACGCCCTGCGCTCGCAGACGCACGAGTTCGCGAACCGCCTGCACACGATCGTCTCGCTCATCGAACTGGATCGCCGCGACGAGGCGCTCGAACTCGCCGCCCAGGGTCTCGGGGCCAGCCAGCGCCTGACGGACCGGGTCCTCGCCGCCGAGCAGGAACCCGTGATCTCCGCCCTGCTGCTCGGGAAGACGGCGCAGGCCGCCGAGCAGGGGGTCGAGCTGCACCTGGAGAGCGACCCGGCACTCGGACGGGTCCGCGTGGATCCCGCGGTCGTCGTCACGATCCTCGGGAACCTCATCGACAACGCGATCGACGCGGCGTCCGGCGAGCGCCCCTGGGTGGAGGTCTACCTCGGGCAGGGGCTGGCCGATCCGTCCGGCGCGGAGCAGACGTCGGGCACGGACGCGACGGAGCTGGTGATCCAGGTGACCGACAGCGGCCCCGGGCTCGATCCCGAGGCGCTCGACCTGGCTTTCGTGCGCGGTTGGTCGACGAAGGAGCCCGGCCGGTACGGTCGCGGGTTCGGGCTGGCGCTCGTCCGTCAGGCCGTGACCCGCCTCGGTGGCACCATCGAGGTCGTGCGCGAACCGGCCTCGGCGTTCGTCGTGACGCTGCCGGCGGCCGTCGGCGTCCGGGACGAGGCGACGGCATGA